The Pseudoalteromonas translucida KMM 520 genome has a window encoding:
- the glnS gene encoding glutamine--tRNA ligase, whose protein sequence is MAEIENRPSNFIRTRIDQDLASGKHASTHTRFPPEPNGFLHIGHAKSICLNFGIAKDYNGLCNLRFDDTNPEKEDINYVNSIKEDVQWLGFNWDGEIKYSSNYFDVLYDYAVELINKGLAYVCFLTADQAREYRGTLKEPGKNSPYRDTPSDENLALFEKMRNGEFKEGECVLRAKIDMASSFMVLRDPIIYRVRFAHHHQTADKWCIYPMYDFTHCISDALEGITHSLCTLEFQDNRRLYDWVLDNISLECHPQQIEFSRLNLEYTIMSKRKLSDLVVNNHVEGWDDPRMPTIAGLRRRGYTPASIREFCLRIGVTKQENMVEMGMLEACIREDLNENAPRAMAVLDPVKIVIENYDADKVETLSVANHPNKEEMGRRDVPFTREIYIEREDFKEEANNKFKRLVLDKEVRLRGAYVIKAQRVEKDENGEITTIYCTFDPETLGKNPSDGRKVKGVIHWVSASEAITAEVRLYDRLFSVPNPAAADEFESTLNPDSLVILTNAKLEPSLANSAAEQGFQFERTGYFSRDSKAKNIVFNQTVGLRDSWSKTQ, encoded by the coding sequence ATGGCGGAAATCGAGAATCGCCCAAGTAATTTTATTAGAACCCGCATTGACCAAGATTTAGCAAGTGGAAAGCATGCGTCTACGCATACTCGTTTTCCACCTGAACCAAATGGTTTTTTACACATTGGCCATGCAAAATCAATTTGTTTAAATTTTGGCATCGCAAAAGACTATAACGGTTTATGTAACTTACGCTTTGACGATACAAACCCAGAAAAAGAAGATATTAACTACGTTAATTCAATTAAAGAAGACGTGCAGTGGTTAGGCTTTAATTGGGATGGCGAAATTAAATATTCGTCTAATTATTTCGATGTATTATACGATTATGCAGTTGAGCTAATAAACAAAGGCTTAGCGTATGTGTGCTTTTTAACGGCAGATCAAGCCCGTGAATACCGTGGCACATTAAAAGAGCCAGGTAAAAACAGCCCATACCGCGATACACCGAGTGATGAGAACCTCGCGTTATTTGAAAAAATGCGTAATGGTGAGTTTAAAGAAGGCGAATGTGTACTGCGCGCTAAAATTGATATGGCAAGCTCATTTATGGTGCTTCGCGATCCTATTATTTATCGTGTACGCTTTGCTCATCATCATCAAACTGCAGATAAGTGGTGCATTTACCCAATGTACGACTTTACTCACTGTATTTCTGATGCACTAGAAGGCATTACGCATTCATTGTGTACACTGGAGTTTCAAGATAACCGTCGTTTATACGACTGGGTACTTGATAACATCAGCCTTGAGTGTCACCCACAGCAAATTGAGTTTTCACGCTTAAACCTAGAGTACACTATTATGTCTAAGCGCAAGCTCAGTGACTTAGTAGTGAATAATCATGTAGAAGGGTGGGATGATCCACGTATGCCTACGATTGCAGGTTTACGTCGTCGTGGTTATACCCCAGCCTCAATTCGTGAGTTCTGTTTACGTATTGGTGTAACCAAACAAGAAAACATGGTTGAAATGGGCATGCTTGAAGCCTGTATTCGTGAAGATCTTAACGAAAATGCACCACGTGCAATGGCGGTACTTGATCCCGTTAAAATCGTTATTGAAAACTACGATGCTGATAAAGTAGAAACCTTATCTGTGGCTAATCACCCAAATAAAGAAGAAATGGGTCGTCGTGATGTACCATTTACACGTGAAATTTATATTGAACGTGAAGACTTTAAAGAAGAAGCTAATAACAAGTTCAAACGTTTAGTGCTTGATAAAGAAGTACGCTTACGTGGCGCTTATGTTATTAAAGCACAGCGTGTTGAAAAAGACGAAAACGGTGAAATTACCACTATTTACTGTACTTTTGATCCAGAAACACTAGGTAAAAATCCAAGTGATGGTCGTAAAGTTAAAGGGGTTATTCATTGGGTATCGGCAAGTGAAGCGATTACAGCAGAAGTACGTTTGTATGACCGCTTATTTAGCGTACCAAACCCAGCAGCAGCCGATGAGTTTGAAAGCACCTTAAATCCTGACTCATTAGTTATTTTAACTAATGCTAAGTTAGAGCCGTCGTTGGCTAATTCAGCAGCCGAGCAAGGTTTTCAGTTTGAACGTACTGGCTATTTTTCGCGAGATTCTAAAGCGAAAAACATAGTATTTAATCAAACAGTGGGTCTGCGCGACTCATGGTCAAAAACCCAGTAA